In Podospora pseudopauciseta strain CBS 411.78 chromosome 2 map unlocalized CBS411.78m_2, whole genome shotgun sequence, the genomic stretch CACCTATCTCCGCTACTTAACTCGAAACTCAACAAATACTCGTCTCGTCAAGTGCAAGTTCTGGCTCAAACATCGCATCTGGTTCCATCTAGGGTCCTTGTAGATGGTACTGTATACTTCTTCAAACCTTGGGTCTCAGGTCGAGTGCATGGATACTGCGAGCTGCAGTCGTACAGGAAGATACTTGCGGACACTGAGGAAAGCCCGCCGCTTCTTACCGATGTACGCATCTGTCGCCTTCGCGGTCTGATTATCGACAATGACGATGATGTCCTTCAACACTATCCTCTCGAcagtgatgaagaggacTACCCAGGGACACGTTTGGTCGGACTGCTTCTCACCTATATCGAGAATAAAGGCACTCTGAACGATTTGGCGCCTTGGTCCGACTGCACAAATGAGGATCGCCTTCGCTGGTCTAGGCAGATACACCACTCCGTCAAATGTTTACATAACGCAGGCGTGGTTTGGGGTGACGCTAAGCCCGAGAATGTCTTGGTTGATATGAAGGGCGATGCGTGGCTCATTGATTTTGGCGGTAGTTATACCCCGGGCTGGGTTGACGAGGATAAGCAGGATACTGTGGAAGGAGACCGGCAGGGTGTACAAAGGATTGATGATTGGCTCGCCAAATGGTCCCGCCGGCCTGTTACTCGTATCAAGCGGAGTGATGAAGAGGGTCGGGAGGGGGCAGTGTGATGGTGAAGGAAGGGTCTGTGTGATGGTcgtggtgagggggaggggatgttaaggtgatggagaggggaAATAGAGGGGGTTGTGATCGTAAGGCAGAGGGTAAGGGGTCGTTTGACGGAGAGGGAGGCAAGGAGGAGTGGTGAGCAGGGTAGAGAATCTTGCTTACATGTTCAACGGCGTGGGCCATTCCCGGCATATCCATCTTCATCACTATGGCTCCCAACGTTGACATCGACCGCGGCTGCGGCCTTGTCCGTTGTGGGGTCGTGAACCAGGAGAGGTTGGGAAGGCGGATGACACGGTACGAACGATCATCAAGCTCGGGGGTCTCGAGGTTCTCTGTtaccacctcaacctcgactcTCGCGGAGCTAAATCCCGAACCACGGCAACCCACCATTATCTATGAGCAACTGGGCTCCTGTGCGCAACACACGGAGTTTTGCAACACGGAGTTTCGCAAGGTTGTGGGGTCTACCCTGGTCCGACATCGAGACAGGTCGCACCAGGGGGGGATGCTATGATCCGTGTTAAGCAGCGCGTCTCTCTTTAGGGTCATCGTAATCTCCGTTGACGCAATACCGTATACATCCTGCCTGGTACACACGCATTTGAGAGCATACGGTGTGTTGGAGGGTACAGtagaccctaaccctccgCATGATTATGTCATCCCAGCACTCTCCACAAGTGTGACTGCAGAGACTTCTCCTAGAGAAGACAACAATCAAGATGAGATCAACCCAGTCGTTGCTTTGGCGCCCCAACAGGTTATGAGCCCTCAACGTTTCCACTCGTTTAATCTGATCATGCTTCATTCTTGACCGATTCTACAACTTTATTGGCTTCAAATCGCCACACATCTTTGACCTCAAATCGTCAAACTTTTGACCTCAAATCGTCAAACTCTTGGCCTCAAATCGCCATCTTTTGCAAATTTTGCACTCTTTCAATAAACGGCTGGATTGAACGCCTTATATCGCGCCATCCAATCACGTTCTACAATACTTAcgccaacgacgacaacgtcTCACACAGACCACGATGCCTATAGATTTTCATGACATCTCTGTTCCCCTCCTTACGGGTGAAGACAACCACGAAATATGGAAATCAAGCCTCCTTGATGCTCTTGAAGCTAAAGGTTTAGATGATTACGTCCTTCAAACCGTGCCCGAGCCGGCTGATGCCGCACAGGCAAAAGTCTGGCACCAGGAACGGGCCATGGCACGGCACATACTTCGCACCACGCTGATGGAACCAAAGATCATCAGTCTTCTGAAAAATAACGGCTGGCAAATGACAGAGAAAGACCCCAAAGTTACATTCGACCTCGTGGAGAAAACCATACACACCACCGGCCGCATCAACGCCGCACAGATGTTCTTGGAATTCGTTCAACTACGCCGTTCACAGTTCGATTCAATGCACTCCTACATCACTCGCCTGACGACCCTGAAAACACGACTCTCCAGTCTCAACTGTTCCATTCCAGAAGTAGGACTCATGTCAGTACTCCTCGCGGGTATCAAAGACTCCTACCCCATGGACTACAACCGCTGGTGCAGAGAGTTTGACC encodes the following:
- a CDS encoding uncharacterized protein (COG:S; EggNog:ENOG503PDE9), whose translation is MQEFYIECITWDSTFNLESEITLYVRHSGAAFRICYDPRILAVSPSVLDQHHESYRILHKDDPDGGFCEVAERLRKPFEELMTQMAPPMESTRHLHSYLYPLWFILEARVAESSSHVQPHFKVALSRQEFIRPGDYMNSKFLQAHLSPLLNSKLNKYSSRQVQVLAQTSHLVPSRVLVDGTVYFFKPWVSGRVHGYCELQSYRKILADTEESPPLLTDVRICRLRGLIIDNDDDVLQHYPLDSDEEDYPGTRLVGLLLTYIENKGTLNDLAPWSDCTNEDRLRWSRQIHHSVKCLHNAGVVWGDAKPENVLVDMKGDAWLIDFGGSYTPGWVDEDKQDTVEGDRQGVQRIDDWLAKWSRRPVTRIKRSDEEGREGAV